One window from the genome of Mucilaginibacter ginsenosidivorans encodes:
- the dnaK gene encoding molecular chaperone DnaK: protein MSKIIGIDLGTTNSCVAVMEGNEPVVIANSEGKRTTPSVVAFVDNGERKVGDPAKRQAITNPTKTIYSIKRFMGNKFDEVTKETARVPYKVVKGDNNTPRVEIDDRKYTPQEISAMILQKMKKTAEDFLGQEVTRAVITVPAYFNDAQRQATKEAGEIAGLKVERIINEPTAAALAYGLDKAHKDMKIVVFDCGGGTHDVSVLELGDGVFEVKSTDGDTHLGGDDFDHVIIDWLADEFKNDEGIDLRKDPMALQRLKDSAEKAKIELSSSPQTEVNLPYVTAVDGMPKHLVKTLTRAKFEQLCDSLIKRTIDPCKSALKAAGLTISDIDEIILVGGSTRIPAIQEAVEKFFGKAPSKGVNPDEVVAIGAAIQGGVLTGDVKDVLLLDVTPLSLGIETMGGVMTKLIEANTTIPTKKSETFSTASDSQPSVEIHILQGERPMAAQNRTLGRFHLDGIPPAPRGVPQIEVSFDIDANGILHVAAKDKATGKEQKIRIEASSGLTDAEIKKMKDEAEANAEADKKAKEEVEKLNSADALIFTTEKQLKEYGDKIPADKKAPIEEGLTKLKTAYSSKDLAAIDTAQAELNAAWTAASEDMYKASAEGAQAQPGAGDAGAGAGGDAQGSDHVTDVDFEEVK, encoded by the coding sequence ATGTCTAAAATAATAGGAATCGACTTAGGAACAACGAACTCTTGCGTGGCCGTGATGGAAGGTAACGAACCGGTAGTTATAGCCAACAGCGAGGGTAAACGTACTACGCCGTCGGTTGTCGCATTTGTTGACAACGGCGAGCGTAAGGTGGGTGACCCTGCCAAGCGTCAGGCTATCACCAACCCAACCAAAACTATCTACTCTATCAAGCGCTTCATGGGCAACAAGTTCGACGAAGTGACTAAGGAGACCGCGCGTGTACCTTATAAGGTGGTAAAGGGCGATAACAACACCCCCCGCGTTGAGATAGACGACCGTAAATATACCCCGCAGGAAATTTCGGCAATGATATTGCAGAAAATGAAAAAAACTGCCGAGGACTTTTTGGGCCAGGAAGTAACCCGTGCGGTAATTACCGTACCTGCTTACTTTAACGATGCCCAGCGCCAGGCTACCAAGGAGGCTGGTGAAATTGCCGGCTTAAAAGTAGAACGTATCATTAACGAACCTACTGCTGCTGCCCTGGCTTATGGCCTGGATAAAGCGCACAAGGATATGAAGATCGTAGTGTTCGACTGCGGTGGCGGTACGCACGACGTATCGGTACTGGAGCTGGGCGACGGTGTGTTCGAAGTAAAATCAACCGATGGTGATACGCACCTTGGTGGTGACGATTTTGACCACGTAATTATCGACTGGCTGGCCGACGAATTTAAAAATGACGAAGGTATCGATCTGCGCAAAGACCCAATGGCTTTGCAGCGTTTGAAGGATTCGGCAGAGAAAGCTAAAATTGAGCTTTCAAGCAGCCCTCAAACCGAGGTTAACCTGCCTTATGTTACCGCTGTTGACGGTATGCCAAAGCACTTAGTTAAAACTTTAACCCGTGCCAAATTTGAGCAATTGTGCGATAGCCTGATCAAGCGTACCATCGACCCTTGTAAATCGGCTTTGAAAGCTGCCGGTCTGACAATTTCGGATATCGACGAGATCATCCTGGTGGGTGGTTCAACCCGTATCCCTGCGATACAGGAAGCTGTAGAGAAGTTCTTCGGCAAGGCTCCTTCCAAAGGTGTAAACCCCGACGAAGTAGTTGCCATAGGCGCTGCTATACAAGGCGGTGTGCTAACAGGTGATGTGAAGGACGTGTTGCTGCTGGATGTTACCCCGCTTTCATTGGGTATCGAAACCATGGGTGGTGTAATGACCAAACTGATAGAAGCCAATACAACCATCCCGACCAAAAAATCGGAAACATTCTCGACCGCGTCTGACAGCCAGCCTTCGGTAGAGATCCATATCCTGCAGGGTGAGCGCCCTATGGCCGCACAAAACAGGACACTGGGCCGTTTCCACCTGGATGGAATTCCGCCTGCACCGCGTGGTGTGCCGCAGATCGAAGTGTCGTTCGATATTGATGCCAACGGTATATTGCACGTAGCTGCTAAGGATAAGGCTACAGGTAAGGAACAGAAGATCCGTATCGAAGCTTCATCAGGTTTGACCGATGCCGAGATCAAGAAGATGAAGGACGAAGCCGAAGCAAATGCTGAAGCTGACAAGAAGGCAAAAGAGGAAGTTGAAAAACTGAACTCGGCCGACGCGCTGATCTTCACTACCGAAAAGCAACTGAAGGAATATGGCGACAAGATACCTGCTGACAAAAAAGCACCTATCGAGGAAGGTTTGACCAAGCTGAAGACGGCTTATTCGTCAAAAGACCTTGCTGCGATAGATACGGCACAAGCCGAGTTGAATGCAGCCTGGACAGCAGCTTCTGAGGACATGTACAAAGCATCAGCCGAAGGTGCCCAAGCTCAGCCTGGAGCAGGTGACGCGGGCGCCGGGGCCGGCGGTGACGCACAAGGTTCGGATCATGTAACCGATGTTGACTTCGAAGAAGTAAAATAA